AGAAGGTCAGGACGCTGACCGTCAATACCGTGAAAACCTTTGCTCAGATGCTCCGTATGATGGCACTATCAAAGGAGCTCGTCGAGACGAATGATTTTGCCACGAAGAGGGATGCCTACTATCAGTCCAAGAACTGGGGCGACGCCATGTTCCACGAACAGGTCGAATCGGATACTGTCATGGATGACATCGAAGCCATGTTCTCGATGCAAAAAGTATCGAGAGAGCAGTTGCGGTTCATCCCCGATGAGCATGGCGGTTCAGTGGCGGGGGAATTGCTGGTATTTGACAGGGACCTGGAGACGGGGAAGGTCGAGAAGATCGACTGCACAAGGTTCGGCTCTGGAGCCTACACAATTCCAAGCCTCGTCGAGCATCTTGAATTCAAGACGAAGGCGAGGTTCATCCTCTGCATCGAGACAGGTGGTATGTTCCAGAGGCTTCAGTCACACAAGTTCTGGAAGAGAGCAAACTGCATACTTGTATCAATGGCTGGCGTTCCGACGAGAGCAACGAGGCGGTTCGTGCGGCGACTCTCGGAATCGGCGAATATCCCGGTACATGCTTTTGTGGACTGCGACCCCTACGGAATCTCGAACATATACCGGACCCTTAAAGTCGGTTCCGGAAATGCCGCCCACATCAATCAATTCTTCTGCGTCCCCGGCGCAAGTTTCCTTGGAGTGTCGCCGCAGGACATCGCCGATTACAAATTACCCACCCATCCGCTCAAGGAAGTGGACATAAAGCGGGCGAAGGATGCCCTGAAGAATGACCCCTTCTTCCATATCCACAGGCCCTGGGCAAAGGCAATGGAGCAGCTCATCAAGATGGGCGTGCGAGCCGAGCAACAGGCACTCGCTAAGTGGGGGCTCAATTACGTCATCGACACATATCTTCCCGAGAAACTAAAACATCCTGAAAGATTCCTGCCGTAGATGAACACAACA
The DNA window shown above is from Acidobacteriota bacterium and carries:
- a CDS encoding DNA topoisomerase IV subunit A, giving the protein MKGAKVKGKVNKLTVEAIRGSAAEIHSKIAKKNKPEMKFPVRSLSNVRYDSGVGYFEIGRQKKVRTLTVNTVKTFAQMLRMMALSKELVETNDFATKRDAYYQSKNWGDAMFHEQVESDTVMDDIEAMFSMQKVSREQLRFIPDEHGGSVAGELLVFDRDLETGKVEKIDCTRFGSGAYTIPSLVEHLEFKTKARFILCIETGGMFQRLQSHKFWKRANCILVSMAGVPTRATRRFVRRLSESANIPVHAFVDCDPYGISNIYRTLKVGSGNAAHINQFFCVPGASFLGVSPQDIADYKLPTHPLKEVDIKRAKDALKNDPFFHIHRPWAKAMEQLIKMGVRAEQQALAKWGLNYVIDTYLPEKLKHPERFLP